In the genome of Olsenella profusa DSM 13989, one region contains:
- a CDS encoding BMP family ABC transporter substrate-binding protein — translation MNRRTFVGSAAAAAALVGLAGCGGSSSDSGSDSSATSSSYKIEMVTDTGGVSDQSFNQSSWEGLQQLQQDKGWTVSYLESRQESDYKTNLDKAVDDGANLVWGIGFAMADAVESCAQTNPDVQFAIIDNGYDDPSANLTGVMFRAQEPSFLVGYIAARVSTSGKVGFVGGISSNIISQFEWGYKAGVAYANKKEGLNVQVTSQYAESFSDAAKGKSIAQKMLSNGCDVVFHAAGGCGTGVIEAAKEAGKYAIGVDRDQAYLAPDNVLTSALKLVNKAIIEVSEGLQSGEDKGGANVELGLKEDAVGIPEDHHLFSDEIYDKAISFEDLIKDGTITPPATEDDYNTFASTL, via the coding sequence ATGAACCGCAGGACCTTCGTCGGCTCAGCGGCAGCGGCTGCCGCCCTTGTCGGCCTTGCTGGCTGCGGTGGCAGCTCCAGCGACTCCGGCAGCGATAGCTCCGCAACATCCTCCAGCTACAAGATTGAGATGGTCACGGACACGGGTGGCGTCTCCGACCAGTCGTTCAACCAGAGCTCCTGGGAGGGGCTGCAGCAGCTCCAGCAGGACAAGGGCTGGACGGTCAGCTACCTCGAGTCCAGGCAGGAGTCCGACTACAAGACCAACCTCGACAAGGCCGTCGACGATGGGGCCAACCTCGTGTGGGGCATCGGCTTCGCCATGGCGGACGCCGTGGAGTCCTGCGCCCAGACCAACCCCGACGTGCAGTTCGCCATCATCGACAACGGGTATGACGACCCTTCCGCCAATCTCACGGGCGTCATGTTCCGCGCCCAGGAGCCCTCGTTCCTGGTGGGCTACATCGCCGCTCGTGTGAGCACGTCGGGCAAGGTGGGCTTCGTCGGTGGCATCAGCTCGAACATCATCTCCCAGTTCGAGTGGGGCTACAAGGCGGGCGTCGCCTATGCCAACAAGAAGGAGGGGCTCAACGTGCAGGTGACGTCCCAGTACGCCGAGAGCTTCTCCGATGCCGCCAAGGGCAAGTCCATTGCCCAGAAGATGCTCAGCAATGGCTGCGACGTGGTGTTCCATGCCGCCGGTGGCTGTGGCACGGGCGTCATCGAGGCCGCCAAGGAGGCGGGCAAGTACGCCATCGGCGTCGATCGCGACCAGGCCTATCTCGCTCCCGACAACGTGCTCACCTCCGCGCTCAAGCTCGTCAACAAGGCCATCATCGAGGTGTCCGAGGGCCTGCAGTCGGGTGAGGACAAGGGTGGTGCCAACGTCGAGCTGGGCCTCAAGGAGGATGCCGTGGGCATTCCCGAGGATCACCACCTCTTCAGCGACGAGATCTACGACAAGGCCATCTCGTTCGAGGATCTCATCAAGGACGGGACCATCACCCCTCCCGCCACGGAGGATGACTACAACACCTTTGCAAGCACGCTGTAG